AGTATTTGACATATCACAAACATTAAATTCAAGGTTGTATAGTTAGTTATATTTGTTTCCTAGAGTTTAAAATTGTGTACACATTTTCTCATATTGGCTGTGTACTAATCAAGGAATCAAGCCTGGATCTTTATGTGTGATATATATGATTGGAGTGGTATTATTTAAGAAACTCCTAAAAGAAACTAGAAAATGCTAGAAGACTGAGAGGCTAATGGAACTattttcagtttgtttgtaGAACGAGACCCTTTTTTCAAAGTCCTGTCTGTGTTCTGGTAAAGGTGTTCTTCTACCGAGGGGAACTGCACATCTTGCCTATACCTTCTCACGCTGGGGACATGGGCTGGCCTAAGGATGTGGTCCCCAGCGAGGAGGAAGCCTTGGCCTTCCTCGTCACACACAAAGAAGCCTGTTTGGCAAGCAGCAGAATCTGCTCTGCAGTTAAGAAGAAGATTGAAGGGTAAGAGATCCACTGACATTTTAGCACCATAGGAAAACCCTTTATTTTCCTTGATCACATTTAAAAAGCTTTGTCTTGTATTTGGTAGATTTTACATTGTATTTGACCTCTGACGTAattgtatttaaaatgtttttttttttttaataattattgtagtttttttctatttttatacgTAGAATAGCAAATAAACTCAAACACACAGAGCAATTCATTTAGCAATTTAGCATTTAAAATAGAAGCAAGAGCATTTTTTTAACTGGATAATAAATCGTGTTTTGTGCCTTTTGTGTCCAGGTACCCTGAGAAGATCCGCAACAGTCTGCATCGCGCTCACTGTTTTGTCCCAGCTGGGGTAGCTGCCGTCCTGGCCAGACGGCCGGACCTCATTGCCCCCGCAGTGTCGGCCTTTTACTTGCGAGACCCGCTGGACCTCCGCGCCTGCCGCTCCTTCCGCACCTTTCCGGCAGAGACCCGAGTTCTCACCTCAGTAGGCATTCGTGCACCAATGGGCCACCTGTAGTAATAGAAGACGTGTATTTTCACATGTACAATGTTTATCAAGCACATTTAACCATAGAAACATAtacagataatggatggatgatcttGATGTTGTTGTAAAGCTATGATGTGCCTGTCAAAGTGTTAgtttaaccatttcaaaaccatttaGCAGTAACCATCAATATTGCATCAAGTTatttaacttaatttaaattaaatttaatttaaaaacatgagctgttggtgaaatgtATTGAATACATGGGATGTCTGGGGTTCATTTACaaattttctaatgttaaattaatttttttctgaacAAATATATACTTACTGGCCAgctaaatagctttaaacatttatttccctgagatgtgtgtgcagtactgtatattttcaGTTAAACCGTGCTCTGTCTGCCCTGGTCTATACTGTCGTTCACTCGGTGTGACACACAGGCTCTGCTCCATGCGTCCCGCAGGTGCTGTTCACACGGTGTCTGTATGctcagcttcagcagcagcactTCACTCCCGACCGACACAGCAGCTTCATCCTTCCATCCCGCTCGCAGCCACATTACCGCGCGCATGAGCTGGGCATGAAGCTGGTGATTATACGCCTTCCGTCACAGACCCACAAAAGccgtttcttttgttttttttaatgatctgTCATATTTGTGGTTGTGTGCTTTGAATAATTGACCCCATTGTACCACCACTTAAGATGGTGGTTTAATCTAAATGATCCCGATTGTATGGTTTTATTGCTAACTGTTGCGCTATGGGGCAAACAGGCCCATGGTTTCGAGATCTTGTGCTCGAAGTGTAGCGAGCCGTCCTCGGAGCAAGACGTCCCTATCAGTGGTAATCCCCTCTGGGAGGGATTTATTGAAAGTCTGGAGAAGAACGGCTACTTCAGAGTAAGTCTCCTCAGGGTGATATTTGTACCGTGACGCTGGAGTTTTTGTAATCTCATCTTTGTAGTGTTTGGTTCTGCTTTGTTTTACTCCCGTTTAATTCTGCTACCTTATCAGGGAGAGCTGGAGGGTTCTGCCCACTATAAAGAACTAATGTCGCAAGCGGAGACTTTCTTCAAACAATCCGTCACCACTCCACACAGGTCAGCATCTCTAATTCCATGCTTGATGCGGATCTCAAAACCCATAGATTCTCTGTATTGTAGCTTCCCATTGCATGGATTTTGTGCAAATGAAATGCAGAATTTAGCATTTATATTGCTTTCTGATGGTACGTGTCCTGCAAGGTCCCCTGGAGATGAAGTTCTACAGGTGTTGCAAAGCTCCCCATTTAGTATAGAAGAGATGAAGGAACAGGAAGCCAATTTACCTCCTGAGGACAGTAAGTCTCAAACTGCTTTCTGTGGCCCCAaaaatgtgtacattttattttcttagctGCACTGGAAACTATCACTTAtgctacttcttttttttttatgatttcaACTTAATTTCCCACAATTACCGAATAAAAATTGCTCGTCCCTCTGCGTTCACGTTTTTAGGTGATAGCTGGCTCGACATCTCGCCCCAGGAACTGGATCGTCTGCTAGAAGAGACGACAGGTTTTGGCGCCAGACAATCAAACTTGGGTCAAGACAACAAGCAGGAGGGAGCAAAGTGTGAAGAGGCGAGCTACAGCCTGGTAGCAGTGACACAGGGCGTGAAGAACTTCATGAAGGCCGTGTCATCACACGAGGGAGCTGAATTTCCCTGGTGGGCTTGGAATATTACCCAGCATGCCGAGCAGCTTTCATTCTAGAACTCAATTACTTTTACTAGCATATCTTAGTTAATAGTACCATAACTGTTAATGACTTCCATTCCATTTTGTGTTGCAGGTCCCATTCACAGGAGCCCTTCAGTTTTGATCCCAGCTCCATGGCCAATACTTTGGATAAACTCCTTGGTAACGCTGATTTGTGTGGTTCTTTGATGGTCTTGCTGTTTCCCCTTCTGCTGCTAACTTGCGTATTAAATTATGCAGGAGGAAATGCTGAGGAGTTGGATTCAGATGATCTGGAAGATGACAGCATtgatgatgacgacgacgacgatgatgatgatgatgatgaagatgtcAACGAGGGAAATGAAGGTGCTGCGGTGCCTGAGGGCAGAAGTGCAAAACTTGGAGGGGAAACAGGAGCTGAAGATTTGGGCAGCCTTAGGAGATACATGGAGGAGATGGACCACGAACTGAAGGATACAAACATTGGACAAAGCTTCTGCAAGCCTGTCAGTTTGACGTTTCTTTCCTCTGCATTTCAGATTACTGAGTAATGATTGAATTCTGACTAACTTTGAACTTGGGCTGAGTAGTATGCTCTAAAAATGATATCACGATATTTTCACAATATGAATATTTATTATGGTATTCTAAAATTCCTATGCAGAAAACAGTGTTCAGTGTTTTTGagttttttctgattatgatgaccaaaTTATTTTGCTAATAGTTACGGAGCATGTGGCAGGTATAATGATGAATTATGCAAACTAGCTCCTAACCTTGATGTAATTAGTGTAAACATTGTGCATTGTAACTGTTAATTATGCAAGAAAACAAGTGTTGAAGCTATATCACGATACAATAATCGAATTGGTGACAATATGAATCACAATATGATATTTAATCGATATATTGTCCGGCCCTACTTTTGAAAGTACTGTGTAAAATTGTGACACCCTTTgccaatttgtcatttatctcTCCAGCAGGGCATGGACAAATCAGGTGTTGCTGAAGCGTTCCCACCAGAAGAGGATGAGATCCAGCCTCTGAATGTAGACCTGAACCTGGTGGCTAATCTCCTGGAGTCCCTCAGCTCCCAGGAGGGATTGGCTGGGCCTGCCTCCAGTCTCCTGCAGAGCATGGGTGTCCACCTGCCACCAAACGCTGACCAACCCTGAGCCCAAGACGTCAGACCCCCTCTCTAAATGGCTGTAGTAGCAGCAGCGTGAAAAACTGCTGTCAGATTGAAATTAAGTAACTCTGACATTTTTTTTCGTAATCCTTTTTCTACATATGAATGAGATTCCTTTTTTTAGTCCTATTATTATCTTAAATGACATGGATGCTCATGAAGATATCATCCTGTGAATATTATACATTTTGAAATAAacttattttgtaaaaatgtattttagtcaatcattttattattttgaataGGATTTACCAATCAATTCTCCTACAGTCCTGGATGGGATGATTCAAAGCCTTTCTGAGGAAGGACAGTACATATCACAGTGTACAGTGAGTCCGTAACAGGGtgcttgcacacacacaaagtaatTTGGCTGCCCCAGTTCACCTGACCAGTAACCTCCTGTAAATGATGGGAAAGTATGTAAAATCTACTGAAACCAACAAGCCTGATGTACATTATATACAGACACAGGGCAGAAGTGCAAATTGTAAGACACTGCCAAGCTCTTTTGATGCCTGCAAATGTCTTGTCATATTTTTTGTTATACTGTGTTAAAACTGAAATGTTCATTCTGAAAAAATGAAATAGTGACTCTCTATCTATACCCAATAATAACCAGGTCATGagatgtatatactgtatacacacacacaaaatgtttaATATGTTTCTCGGTTGAGTGAGAAAAGATGTTTCATTAAAATTGTATGAATTGTGAAATAATATATGCTTAAAATTTGAGCTGTAACCCAAATCAAACCTTAAAATTGAATTATACTGTATGACTTCTTAAAACATCTATTTATACAGTAGATGTATCAAATAGAATTTAAATTAAACTCCAGTAGGAAACATCACATGCACCTATTCCATAACCGTAAAAGTATCTACAGTATGCAGAAATACAGAGTATATCATTTTAATGTGTGAACTCTGCTTTATTCATAAACAGTTCAAatgattgatttttatttttactaggCCATATCATATTTTTGTCTTGTGAGATGTTTACTCACTGGATTTAACAATGAAGGCTTGGTGGGAAATCTATTAATAGGATATTCTACTGCAGACATCTGCTTCTGACATCGGTGTAGCCCCTCTGTtcctctctgcctccctctccATCAATTAATCTCTGTGATTCTTACGCTAAGATTAACACAACTTGTTCAGTATCTCCAGGAGAATTATGGGTATGAGTCAGTTACAGGGTTGTGCTGTAGAATCATTGATAAGGCCTGGTTATCTGGGAGCTGAATCTGCAGGCATCTGCTGCATGTTGTAGGGTCATGAGTGTCTCATCATTCAGTCTCTCCAATTCTGCTCCATCCATAACTCTTGCAGCAGAATTCATCAGATAACATCGAGCGAAAATTATGTTTCTCGTGTAAATGGTATCCTGGCAATTGAAATGTTCTTTCCCATGTTACCTAGGTATGTATTTTAATATGAGAACTCCTCCTTGTTGGCAAGTTCATCTAAATTCACCACAACGTTTTTATAGCGTGGCTAATGACGCCTCGATTCGATTAAACCGAGCACCAAGCCATCTGGATCAAGGACTGAGAGCAGATAAATCCATTGGTGGCGTGAGGAGATTATCAAGATCTCtcgacagtaaaaaaaaaaaaaaaacaaaaaaaagagagagaagaaAAAGTTGCACAAAGATAAAGTAGCTACTCAGATTTTTAGTAGAATCAACTATGTTTCATGGAAATGGGGGATCTTGCACGATAGTTTCACAAGGCATGCCTGGGGTATGCGCAGACTGAAGAAGAATATAGCAAAAGAGGACGGGGTGTCCTGATCATATCTACACCCACCTGTCACGCCCAGCTTCCTGGTGGTCATCCTCCACTCCATGGTGTCACCTAGGCAACATGCAAACATCCAGAAgaaggcaggaaaaaaaaaagtcaaaactCCTGTCTTTTACACATGGGTCATGCAGACAGCTTCAGTGTACAATAGGAGGGCAATGATAATGGCGAGTATGTCGGCGCAAGTCCGAGAGGAAATGATCCCAGGAAGAACGTGTCCCGTCTCTCACACTCATCTCTGCTGCTGTGAGATGGAGGCTGCAGCTGCTGGTACCAAATGCCTTCCACTGGAAACCATGGGCATTGTGCTGGTCAGGTACAGTAAGTGCAAACTTCAGGCAATCGTGCAaaatactgtttatttttttgcacttttattttttaagctaATTGGATTATGGTGCCAGTAACAGTTGCGGGCTTGGAATCTGTCATTAGTGATGTcatttgtgatgtcatttgtgatgtcatttgtGATGTCATTAGTGATGATCCCATTTCTTGCTGCAAATGATcatctttcttttcttttctttttttttatctttctaAACACTGAGAACACGGCACAGAATTCATTCACTTGCCATACCATGTTAACCTGGTTCTCTGTCAATGTATATAATCTGGTTTCATGCAATTTGTGTATCTTTTCTTCAGAGTGGGGAACTGCCCTAGAGCACCTTCCAGAGTACCCCGGAATGACTGGCTGGCCAAATCCATCGCCCCCTACAGGGAGGCGAATGGTACTGCAGACCGCTCACACAATCCTGCTTTGCGACCTCCAGAGAGTCTTGGGCAGGGTGGGCTCCACCAGTAACGTGGTTCCTCGGTCTTGCTGTTAACCTTAATGCAGTACTGAAATACTGAAGGAATAATTTAATGTGAAAACAAGTCTGTTTCATAGAAAACCTAATACTGaacaatattatttatttttcatttaaatctgTCTAGGCAGCATCCATGTCTTCTATTGTATGTTGTTCCATGTAACATAATTCTAGACTTatgtattttgcatttgttaTGGATGGATTGTAGCGGATTGCTTTTATGGATTGTAATAGGACAATTATTGTGTCATTGAAAGGTATAATGAAGTAATACTCAGTCTGGTATGAAACATTAAAGCTGTACAAAGGACTCTATAAAGCTTAAAAATGCTTAATTACTATAATTtatagcaggggtgggcaatcctATGTTGAAaaggctggtgtgtatgcaggttttcactgtgACTCCCTAATTAGactactaattagaggactatTTGGCTGATGAGCAGCGgaacctaaaggttatcccaaaaccccacatacacactggccctttgtggataagactgGCTACCTCTGATATATAGTAAGTAAGATGTGGATTATGTAAACAAAATATTTCAGGTTCAAAGGCAAATGcatcggataagcgggagaaaatggatggatggatggaggcagCAAGAGATGAAGATAGCAAttttctttgaataaaagtGTCGTTTTATCATTCAATTTCAAGGGTGTCGAATCTCAGTCCTTGTGGATCATGcatatacagtttttttttttttttccagctgatTTGCTTATTTTGAACTGTCAGATTAGTATTTACTCATTACCAGTGATGCGGAAATGTAGTCATCCATTTTTAATGAATGTTTTTGTTATGAGATAGGGGTGGAGGAGGTGCCAGCCCCAGTCACGCCCGAGCGAGCCAGTGTGGAGCGCGGTTATGTGACACCTCAGCGGGTCTACGAGCCCCTTAACGCGGAGGCCGGGGAGACAGCCTTGGCTGATCTGAGCTACATCCTCATCCTGGACTGCCGCAGTGCAGAGAGGTGGCAGCTTCTGTCCACTTACAAAGCCATCAATGCTTCTGCTTTTACCTAATTCCTAAACCCAAACTCCCAAGGGGCAAAGAAATTCGCAGTTCATTAATTTTTCTGTTGTGATAATCCTAGATAAAAATAAAGAGATtgcaaaaacaaatgtttttgcttttttcctTCTGAGTAATCAGCTTTTGACCAAAAATATCATGTAAGGCTCTGACGGATCTACATAATAAAGTCTTGCTTTATCTCCATGAATAGTATAaactataaataatatatataaataataatatagtatATACTACAAACTCTTATAGTATATCTTGACAGTATGATTGCAACTGTCTTATTCTAAACTTAGTTGGCCTACTAATGTATTCAAGTCTACAATTTACATTGTTCCCAAGATGATTCACTGATCTAATCATTTgaccttttaaaatgatttttccCTCTAATATAAAGAAATAATTCAAACAATGATGACTTTGaagatttaaaaaagaaatatctAACTGttagatggggtgggggggggggtcatcattGGGCTGATACTTAAACAGCTATGTGACTCTGTTACTGCCCCCATGTGTAATGAAGCGGGCCTCCTCCATCTCCCAAATAAAGCTCCTGTCACTTTTTTTCAAATCAGGAATGACGTGACGCGGTTTGATGTCCTGTCCCCAGAAGACCACACCctacataaaaatataaagaacaCTTCCCTTAGTTGTGTTGTCAAACTCCATCTCTCAAGGGTACGTTTCTAAACCTCTGGCCTTTATTATGTTTTACAAGTTGTCTATATTAATCAGCTTCAGGTGTAAATCTAGGAGTTCTGAAATCGTACCCAGAATTCCATTCTATGAGAAGTAGAGTTTGAAAGCAGTGTTTAATCTCTAAATGTAGATATATAGATATTGTAGCtattggggcagcgtgtggctcagtgggctgtgcCGGTAATCTgagggtcactggttcaaacccagcctcagcacgtctgcgggtccttgagcgaggcccttaacccccagctccctgggtgctgctatgggtggctgcccttcgtgggcaacttactctacaaagagcaagttgagggaggtgtaaagacaatttccccacagggatcaataaagtatcaataattattgttatataGAGGTCACCTCTCGTTTTGCAGATGGTTCCTCCTCACTGACCTCCCTGTGTCGTTTCCCTGTTACGACAGGTACAGTACAAGCAGAGTTACCTGGTGACAGCCAGAGCCAGCGTGACTGTGATACACCCCGAGCTGGGCTGCCTGATCAACTGTGTTCAGTTGCAGGAGTTTTCAATCATCCTGCTCTATGCAGAAGCAGGACACAGCCCAGGTAATAACCATACTCCATTACAGTTTAATttgtcacacacacaatcattcTACTGTGTAGTGAAATGAATTTCCACCTGCTTCTTGAACATCCATATACAGTGAAGGATTATTAATTAAACTGTAGAATGTTCAGAAGCACTCAAGTAATGACGGAGCTAATAAACTAATTTGATAGATGAACATAGTACAATTATGGCTGGATTCATTATACAGTAAGTGGCAGGAGTGATTAACTGTGGTTATGGGCCAGATGTCTATAAAAGggttttttgtgcattttagaGGGACTAGGCTGTGTTAGTACAGTTACTGTTTATCTCTGATTTTTCATGCCACTTTGTGTGATTGCattatgtgtgttttgtgttaAGTGACTGCGCACGTTGTGTGCCGCTACCTAATGTTCTGCGTATCGCTGTATCAGTGGGGAGTAAGGAAGACAAGGACGACCCCCCAGCTCTGCTTCTTCCAGCTCAGTGCCCTGGGCATGGACCCCCGTTATCCTACTGGGCGGTTTCTCCGCCTACCAGCAGCTGTACCCCTTCCTGTGTATTCTTCGCATGGCACAGGAGCGGCGTGCCCTCACCATCTATCCCTCGGAGATCCTGGAGGGGGCGCTGTACCAAGGCTCGGCCGTCCAGGCACAGGACTACCGTATCGTCAAGACCCTGCGAATCACTCATGTGGTCAATGCTACGGCTGGCTGCCCGGATGCCTTCCCCAGCCCGCTGTGCTGCGCTGCCTACGCCTGCGGCTGAGCGACGACGTGCAGCAGGACTTGGGGGAGGAGCTGCCACGGGCGGAGCAGTTCATGGCGGCGGCCTTATGCAGCGGTGCCGGGTGGGTGCCGGTTCACTGCAGCCTCGGCCGCAGCCGCAGCTCGGAGCTTGCCATCGCCTTCCTCATGGAGTATCACCAGTGGCCGCTGCGGCACGCCTTCCAGTGGCTGGAGGAGC
The nucleotide sequence above comes from Paramormyrops kingsleyae isolate MSU_618 chromosome 3, PKINGS_0.4, whole genome shotgun sequence. Encoded proteins:
- the ecd gene encoding protein ecdysoneless homolog isoform X1 yields the protein MDVLRRPAVFDDAVQYQLFLVTPDSSKPHTRDTEYLQQLVQKILAEFAPLLVQYIWQHEPFNINYYPEKGGVPAYIGGSTKYGDNVEDEWFIVYLLQQITLAFPELAARVQDNDGEFLLIEAANYLPKWLNPESSENRVFFYRGELHILPIPSHAGDMGWPKDVVPSEEEALAFLVTHKEACLASSRICSAVKKKIEGYPEKIRNSLHRAHCFVPAGVAAVLARRPDLIAPAVSAFYLRDPLDLRACRSFRTFPAETRVLTSVLFTRCLYAQLQQQHFTPDRHSSFILPSRSQPHYRAHELGMKLAHGFEILCSKCSEPSSEQDVPISGNPLWEGFIESLEKNGYFRGELEGSAHYKELMSQAETFFKQSVTTPHRSASLIPCLMRISKPIDSLYCSFPLHGFCANEMQNLAFILLSDGTCPARSPGDEVLQVLQSSPFSIEEMKEQEANLPPEDSDSWLDISPQELDRLLEETTGFGARQSNLGQDNKQEGAKCEEASYSLVAVTQGVKNFMKAVSSHEGAEFPWSHSQEPFSFDPSSMANTLDKLLGGNAEELDSDDLEDDSIDDDDDDDDDDDDEDVNEGNEGAAVPEGRSAKLGGETGAEDLGSLRRYMEEMDHELKDTNIGQSFCKPQGMDKSGVAEAFPPEEDEIQPLNVDLNLVANLLESLSSQEGLAGPASSLLQSMGVHLPPNADQP
- the ecd gene encoding protein ecdysoneless homolog isoform X2, which codes for MDVLRRPAVFDDAVQYQLFLVTPDSSKPHTRDTEYLQQLVQKILAEFAPLLVQYIWQHEPFNINYYPEKGGVPAYIGGSTKYGDNVEDEWFIVYLLQQITLAFPELAARVQDNDGEFLLIEAANYLPKWLNPESSENRVFFYRGELHILPIPSHAGDMGWPKDVVPSEEEALAFLVTHKEACLASSRICSAVKKKIEGYPEKIRNSLHRAHCFVPAGVAAVLARRPDLIAPAVSAFYLRDPLDLRACRSFRTFPAETRVLTSVLFTRCLYAQLQQQHFTPDRHSSFILPSRSQPHYRAHELGMKLAHGFEILCSKCSEPSSEQDVPISGNPLWEGFIESLEKNGYFRGELEGSAHYKELMSQAETFFKQSVTTPHRSASLIPCLMRISKPIDSLYCSFPLHGFCANEMQNLAFILLSDGTCPARSPGDEVLQVLQSSPFSIEEMKEQEANLPPEDSDSWLDISPQELDRLLEETTGFGARQSNLGQDNKQEGAKCEEASYSLVAVTQGVKNFMKAVSSHEGAEFPWSHSQEPFSFDPSSMANTLDKLLGGNAEELDSDDLEDDSIDDDDDDDDDDDDEDVNEGNEGAAVPEGRSAKLGGETGAEDLGSLRRYMEEMDHELKDTNIGQSFCKPGMDKSGVAEAFPPEEDEIQPLNVDLNLVANLLESLSSQEGLAGPASSLLQSMGVHLPPNADQP
- the ecd gene encoding protein ecdysoneless homolog isoform X3, yielding MDVLRRPAVFDDAVQYQLFLVTPDSSKPHTRDTEYLQQLVQKILAEFAPLLVQYIWQHEPFNINYYPEKGGVPAYIGGSTKYGDNVEDEWFIVYLLQQITLAFPELAARVQDNDGEFLLIEAANYLPKWLNPESSENRVFFYRGELHILPIPSHAGDMGWPKDVVPSEEEALAFLVTHKEACLASSRICSAVKKKIEGYPEKIRNSLHRAHCFVPAGVAAVLARRPDLIAPAVSAFYLRDPLDLRACRSFRTFPAETRVLTSVLFTRCLYAQLQQQHFTPDRHSSFILPSRSQPHYRAHELGMKLAHGFEILCSKCSEPSSEQDVPISGNPLWEGFIESLEKNGYFRGELEGSAHYKELMSQAETFFKQSVTTPHRSPGDEVLQVLQSSPFSIEEMKEQEANLPPEDSDSWLDISPQELDRLLEETTGFGARQSNLGQDNKQEGAKCEEASYSLVAVTQGVKNFMKAVSSHEGAEFPWSHSQEPFSFDPSSMANTLDKLLGGNAEELDSDDLEDDSIDDDDDDDDDDDDEDVNEGNEGAAVPEGRSAKLGGETGAEDLGSLRRYMEEMDHELKDTNIGQSFCKPQGMDKSGVAEAFPPEEDEIQPLNVDLNLVANLLESLSSQEGLAGPASSLLQSMGVHLPPNADQP
- the ecd gene encoding protein ecdysoneless homolog isoform X4; this encodes MDVLRRPAVFDDAVQYQLFLVTPDSSKPHTRDTEYLQQLVQKILAEFAPLLVQYIWQHEPFNINYYPEKGGVPAYIGGSTKYGDNVEDEWFIVYLLQQITLAFPELAARVQDNDGEFLLIEAANYLPKWLNPESSENRVFFYRGELHILPIPSHAGDMGWPKDVVPSEEEALAFLVTHKEACLASSRICSAVKKKIEGYPEKIRNSLHRAHCFVPAGVAAVLARRPDLIAPAVSAFYLRDPLDLRACRSFRTFPAETRVLTSVLFTRCLYAQLQQQHFTPDRHSSFILPSRSQPHYRAHELGMKLAHGFEILCSKCSEPSSEQDVPISGNPLWEGFIESLEKNGYFRGELEGSAHYKELMSQAETFFKQSVTTPHRSPGDEVLQVLQSSPFSIEEMKEQEANLPPEDSDSWLDISPQELDRLLEETTGFGARQSNLGQDNKQEGAKCEEASYSLVAVTQGVKNFMKAVSSHEGAEFPWSHSQEPFSFDPSSMANTLDKLLGGNAEELDSDDLEDDSIDDDDDDDDDDDDEDVNEGNEGAAVPEGRSAKLGGETGAEDLGSLRRYMEEMDHELKDTNIGQSFCKPGMDKSGVAEAFPPEEDEIQPLNVDLNLVANLLESLSSQEGLAGPASSLLQSMGVHLPPNADQP